The Actinocorallia herbida DNA window GCTCGGCAACTGGGTCATGTTCGGCGCCGGTTTCGCCGTCATGGCCGTCGCCGCCGTGCTCGGAGTCGTCTTCCGGATCATGGCCGACGTCGTCGTCGCCGTCCCGCCGAAGCTCTGACGAAGCCATGTTCCACCGTCGTTCCCTCGACGAGGAGATCGCGTACCGGCAGGCCAAACGGCCACCGCTGACCGAGGGCAAGCACTTCGAGCACGGGCCTGCGAAGTTCGTCTTCGTCGCCCTGATCTCGATCACCCTGGCGGCGCATCTCGTCGCCCTGGTGCTGCTGAAGTTCACCTGATCTCCTTGAAGGGGAACGTGGCGCTCGTCACGACCGTGCTCGCTCTCGCGGGCACGGTCTTCGCCGTTCCCGCCGCCGCGGCAGCCCCGTGCACGACGGGCACCTGGCGCCTCACCAAGGCCGACCTGACCGTCCGGCAGTCCACCACGCGCCTGCGGATCGTGGGAGGCAAGGGCGCGACCCTCACTCTCGGGGGCGGCAGGGCGGTCCATCGCTACGCGGGCTCCGCCCGGCTCACCGAGACCGGCACCTCCGGCGGCGCCGCGGTCACCGGCTGGCTGCGCTACCGCGGCACCCTGCGGATGAAGGCCAAGATCACCGGCTCCCGCCTGGTCGGCACCATCTCCTCCGCCTCCGGGAACGCCACCCTCAAGCTCCGCCAGACCGCCCCCCTCTCACTCGACCCCGCCCCCCGCAACCTCGCCGCCCTCCTCAAAGCCGGCGAGTTCACCGGCGTCCCTGACAACGCCAAGATCACCTGCTCCACCACCTCCCTCAAGCTCCACCAGACCGACACCACCTCCTCCGGCACCCTCAAGGCCACCTGGACCTACCGTCGCGCCTGACCCGGCACCGCGCACCGCCCGCGCAGCCCGGCCGCGAGCCTCCGAGCAGCACCGCTGCCCAGCGCCCGACCGACCACTCGGTCCCCTCCCGTACGGCCCCTCCCCTCCGCCCGCGCACGGCGCCACTCGCGCGATCCCGCCCTCAGGCGACCGCACTTCAGGTCCCGCCCCCACCGGAGCCGGCGCCCAGCCGCACTCGGCACCGGCACACGTAGCACCCGCCTGACTCCGATACCCGGCGGACACGGCACCCGCTATCGCGCGCGACACCCGCCCGACGCGACACCCACCCCGACGCGGCGCTCGCAGGGCGCGGCATTCGCCACCGGCCGCATCCCCGCGCGGGATCCGCCGGTGGAGGGGCCCGTCCGCCGGGGGAGGCCGATCGTCTGGTGGGGAGTTCGCCCGGGATCGCCGGCGGGTTCCGGACCGAGGCGTGCGGAGTCTCAGAGGAATGGAGTGTTCCTTGTGCGGGGAGCTGGTTCAGGGTGGGACGGGCGCGGTGTTCGAGGCCGGGCGGCGCCGGGTGACGGACGGCGGAGGAGGAGTTCGGCGATGAGGAGGTTCGGGACCCAGGACAGGAAGGGAACGAGGGCATAGGCCCGCTCGAAGAGATCCTCCTCGGGCACTCCTGTCCGGGCGAGGACCGGCATGAGCACGAGCACCCACAGGCGCAGGGTGACGCCCGCGTAGGTCAGGGCGAACAGGCGGGTCGCCCATCTGCGGTGCGCCGCCACGTTTCCCCGGCGGATCGTGCGGTAGGCCGCGAGCGCGCAGAGCATCCACAGCAGAGCCAGCGAGCCGAATCCGGCGGTGCCCATCGGACCGGCGAAGGAGAACGGTGCGAGGAGCAGGCCCGCGGCGCCGCCGACGGCGATCGCGGTGAGCACGATCCGGCCCGTCGCCCGGTGAAGGCGGGGCGCGCGCTCGCGCAGGCGCGCGGCGAACTGGAGTGGGCCGAGCAGCAGCGCCACCCCTCCGCCGACCGCGTGGACGAGGAGCGCGGCGCGCACCCAGGCGGGCTGCGCCGCATAGTGCGCGGCGAGGCCCACATCGTCGCGCGCGAGAGTTTCCAGCGACGCGGTGAGATACGGCAGGGGCGCGTACACCGCGATCGCCGCCGCGGTCAGTGCGAACCACCACCAACCGGTGGTGCGTGCCCGCGTCGCGGGCGGATGTGCTGTCGTCATGCCGGCACGGTAGAAAATCCGTCGGCGCCCGCGCCTCCCTCACGTGAGTGATGCGGGGGCACGATCTCCGGTGCAGGATGCCGCTATGCGCATCCCCATCGCGGCCGGGCTCGGTGTCGCGACGCTCGCGGTCGTCGCGGGCATCCTCGCCCCGGCCGAACCGCCGTACCGTGAACCCGATCCCCTGGGCTGGGTCCTGTTCGCGATCTCGATGCTCGCCCTCGTGGCGCTGCGGGCCTCTCCGCTGGGCGCGTTCGCCGCGACCTGCTCGGTCCTCGTCGCGAACGCCGCGGCGGGGTTTCCGGCCACGTTCGTGCACTGGCCGCTGTGGATCGCGCTGTGCGCCTGCTTCTCGCGGTACGGCGACCCACGGCGGCGGGCCGCCGCGGTCGGCGTGTTCCTGGCGGGGCTGGCCGGGTTCCTCGCCTTCGACAGGGAGCCGAGTGAGACGCTCTCGGGCATCGCGGTCGGATTCCTCATCGCCACGGTCGGCGGCGACGCGCTGCGCAGCCGCCGCGCGTACGCCGAAGAGGCCGAGGCCAGACTGCTGCTGGAGGAGCGCTCCCGGCTCGCCCGGGAGCTGCACGACGCGCTCGGCCACGCCGTCACGGTGATGGTGATGCAGGCGTCGGTCGGCCGCAAGGTGTTCGCGAGCAACCCCGAGTTCGGCCGGGAGGCGCTGCGGCACATCGAGACCCTCGGCCGCGGCGCGCTGGAGGAACTCGACCAGGTGCTGCGCGCGCTCGACGGCGCGCCATCCGGCCCACCGGATCTCGCGGCGCTGGCCGAGCGGGTGCGAGCCGCCGGGCGGGATCTGGATCTCGAGGTCGACCTCGGCGACGCGGTGCTCGGCGCGGAGACCGCCCGCGCTCTTCACCGGATCGTCCAGGAGGCGGTGACGAACGCGCTGCGGCACTCGGCGTCCGGCCGCATCCGGATCGGGCTCGCCCGCGACGGCGGCCGGGTGCGGCTCGACGTCGTGAACGAGGGCACCGGATTCGCCGACCCCGAGCCCGGCCGCGGCATGGCCGGGATGCGGCGGCGGGCGACCGAGGCGGGCGGGGAGTTCCACGCGGGCGCCACCTCCGAGGGCTTCGCCGTCCGCGTCGTCCTGCCGGAGGCGGCATGATCCGCGTCTTCCTCGCCGATGACGATCCGCTCGTCCGCGCCACCCTCCGGGCGCTGCTCTCGGCCGAACCCGACATGACCGTCGTCGGCGAGGCGGCGAGTGCCTACCGCGCGGTCGAAGGCGTGCGGGCGACCCGCCCCGACGTGGTGCTCATGGACGTGCGGATGCCGGGCCCCGACGGGGTGCAGGCGACCCGAGAGATCCTCGCCCAGCCCTCACCGCACCCGCGCATCCTGGTCCTCACCACCTTCGACCTCGACGAGATCGTGGACGGGGCGATCGCCGCCGGAGCCGACGGGTTCCTGCTCAAGCGCGCCACCCCCGAGGAGATCGTCGCGGCGGTGCGCTCGGTGGCCCGCGGCGACGCCGTCCTGTCGCCCCAGGTCACCCGCCGCCTGCTGCGCGATCTCGCCGCCCGGCCCAAACCCGACCCTCTACCGGTCCCCCTCACCGAGCGGGAATCGGCCGTCCTCCGCGAACTCGCCCGCGGCCTGTCCAACCCCGAGATCGCCGACGCCCTGGGCGTCTCCCTGGAGACGGTGAAGACCCACGTCAAAGCGGTCCTGCTCAAGATCGGCGCCCGAGACCGCACCCAAGCCGCCGCCTGGGCCTACCGCACAGGCTTCCCCGGCCTCCCCTGAGGCGTCGGGAGCTGGGCCGGCACGGCGAGACCGCCCACCGCCAGAACGCCTTCCCGACCTCCCTGAAGGGATCGGAGGCCGGCCAAGACGGCGGAGCCGCCCACCGCCAGAACGCTTCCCCGGGCCATCCGAAGCCGGGCCAGAACGGTGAGACCGCCCTACACCAGCGCGGCTCCCGGCCTCCCTTGAGAGGCCGGGAGGGGGAGCAGCGACCAGCGCTGCCGGCAGGCCCGCGATTTCGCCCGCCCGCCCCGGGGGCGGTAGCGGGCCAGACCGGCCGGGCACCCACCGGTAGGACGCTTCCCAGCCTCCTTGCGGGGTTGGAGGCCCGCGGCGGCTCGTTCGGGAGCCGTGGTGGCCGGGTGGTCGCTCAGGAGGGGGTCAGAGGCCCGCGAGGGTGAGGGCGGTCAGGAGGGTGTCCACCACGGGGGCGCCGGTGGATTCCAGCTCGGTGCGGCGCTGCATGCCGCCGGTGTAGAGGACGGCCTGGGCGCCGATGTGGGCCGCGGCGAGTGCGTCGTCTGCGGCGTCGCCGATGACGGTGAGGTCGGCGGGGGCGATGCCGAGGGCCGCGGCATGGCGAACCAGGTGCTCGGCCTTGCCGCCGCCCGGCGCGCCGACGAGCCCGTCGACGCGGGTGAAGTAGCGGGTGATCCCGAAGCCCTCGACGAGCCCCGTGAGCTGGTCGTGCCTGGCCATCGACAGGATCGACTGGCTGCGCCCGGCGCCCGTGACGTGGTCGAGGGCCGTGAGGGCGTCGGCGGTCAGCGGCGCGGCCGGCAGGAGCTGCTCGTAGCTGACGTGGAAGGCCTCGTCCATCCGCTCCCACTCGCCCTCGCGGAGGGGGCGGCCGAGCAGTTTCTCGTAGGCGACCCAGATCGGCCGGGTGTAGGCCGCGCGGATCTCATGGCCGCTGATCCCCTCGGCCTCCGTCCCCAGGAACGCCGCGGCGCTCGCGCCGAGGACGATGTCCAGGTCGTCGAAGAGGGTTCCGTTCCAGTCCCACACAATGTGACGCACCGCTGCATTCTAGGCACCGCGGAAAGGTGCCCACCTCACCTTGTCCACCTGCGGAAACGCCGACGGGCGGCGCCCCGTACAGGGGTCGCCGCCCGTCCGGCGCGCGGAGCCGTGGGTCAGGCGTTCTTGATCGCCGAGACCTCGAACTCCAGGTTGATCTTCTCGCTGACCAGCACGCCGCCGGTCTCCAGCGCGGCGTTGAAGTTCACGCCGTAGTCGCTGCGGTTGATGGTGGTCGAACCCTCGAAGCCGATCCGGGAGTTGCCGAACGGGTCCTTGGCCGCGCCGTGGTACTCGAAGTCCACGGTGACCGACTTGGTGACGTCCTTGATCGTCAGGTCGCCGGTGACGCGGAAGACGTCGTCCTTCACCTGCTCCACAGAGGTGGACTTGAAGGTGATCTCCGGGAACTTCTCGACCTCGAGGAAGTCGTTGGTGCGCAGGTGGCCGTCACGCTGCTCGTTGCGGGTGTCGATGCTGCCGGTGGCGATCGCCAGCTCGACGGACGAGACGGACGGGTCCGAGCCGTTCACCTGGGCGGTGCCGGTGAACTCGTTGAAGGCGCCCCGGACCTTGGTGACCATGGCGTGCCGGGCGGAGAAACCGATCCGGGTGTGGGCCGGGTCGAGGGTGTAGGTACCGGTGAGCTCGGAGAGGTCGGACATCTTTGGCTCCTCTTGTCTTCGTTCGGACTCGGAAGAAGTTGAACTTTCAACTCTTAGAATACGCATCTTTGGTGACATGTCAAGTAAACTCGAGACCATGACTCGATGGCTCTCCGACCAGGAACAACGCGCCTGGCGCGGTCTCATGGACCTGCACGCCGAACTCTGGTCCGCCGTCGCCCGCGATCTCCAGGCCAACTCCGGGCTCTCCCAAGGCGACTACGCCATCCTGGCGTGCCTGAGCGAGGCGCCCGGCCGCCGCCAGCGGGTGACCGAGCTGGCCCAGACGATCCGATGGGAGCGCAGCAGGCTCTCCCACCAGCTCTCGAGGATGGAGAAGCGCGGGCTCGTCGTGCGCACCGAATGCCCGGAGGACGCCCGCGGCGCCTTCGCCGAGATCACCCCGGACGGACTGACGGTGATCACCGCCGCCGCGCCCGAGCACGTCGCGAGTGTCCGGCGGCACCTGTTCGACGCGCTCACCCCTGAGCAGGTCGAGGCCCTGGCCGAAATCTCCGCGGCCGTCCTGGACGGGCTGCGTCAGTCCTCCTCGGCCGGGATGAACGGCAGCACCTGAGTCTCCACCGACCCCTGCCGCCTGACCCCGTGCTCCAGCGCCGCCAGGGCGTGCCGCATGGCGCCGTTCTCCCGCAGGAGCTGGTCATTGTCGGCGCGCAGCGAAGCCACGGTCCGACGGGTGCGCCACAGCGCCACGAGGGCGCCGACGAGGATTCCCACGGCCAGGGCGCCCAGCGCGGGCAGCCACAGGGCGCCCACCCCGGCGACGAGGAGCAGAAGGACCGCGCCCAGCACCTTCCCCCTGCGCTCCGCCCAGTCCCACGCCTTGTCCACACTCTTGGGAATCCGCACCCGCACCTGGCCTCCAGTCTCCTTGCCGACTCAGGAAAAACGGCGGAGGCGATCCGGGGTGTTCCCATCCGGCACGGCTGACGGGAATCTCACATTTTGATCGACGGGCACCGTCCCCCCACGTCGGCATGCCCCACGGGTGAGTCTATCCAGAATGATCTTGAAAAGTACTACGATCATCCGATGAGCACTCCGCACCGCCCGAGCGCCCGCGTCCTCCTGGTCGACGAGCAGGACCGGCTGCTGCTCTTCCTGGACGGACTGAAGGAGAAGTTCTGGCTCACCCCCGGCGGCGGGATCGACCCGGGCGAGACCGTCGAGGAGGCCGCGCTGCGGGAACTGCGCGAGGAGACCGGCCTCATCGTCGCGCCGGACTCCCTCGGCGCGGTCGTCGCGACCACGTCGGGCTACTACCTCGCCGACTGGGACGGGGTCATCCGCTCGGCCACCGACACCTACTTCTTCGTGCGGACCGCCCATTTCACCCCCGACACGAGCGGGTTCACCGACTACGAGCGCGAGACCGTCCAGGAGCACCGCTGGTGGACTCCCGCCGAGATCGCCGACGCGCCGCCGTCCGTCGTGCCCTGGGGGCTCGCGGGGCTGCTCCCCGGCCTCCTCGCAGGCCGGATGCCCGCCGCTCCCGTCGCGCTGCCGTGGCACCACCCCGGCGTCACCCCGTGAAATAACGCGCGGCCCGCGGGAGTTGGCGGAGACATGAGTTCCGAGGACCGCTACGCCGACTCCGCGACCATCCGCCGGCTGCTGTGGGAGTCCGAGACCTGGGCGTTCGTCGGACTGAGCGACGACCCCCACCGGACGGTCTACGACCAGGCCAGGCGGCTCCAGGAGCGCGGGAAGCGGATCTTCCCCGTGCACCCGACGGCCGAGAAGGTCCTCGGCGAGGAGGTCCACCGCTCCCTCGCCGACGTGCCCGAGCCCATCGACGTCGTCGGCGTCTACCGGCGCGCGGCCGCCGCGGGCGCGGTCGTCGACGAGGCGATCCTGGTCGGTGCCAAGGCGGTGTGGCTGCCCCTGGACGTCATCGACGAGGCGGCCGCGGAACGCGCCTACGCCGCGGGCCTCGACGTCGTGATGGACCGGTGCCCGGCCATCGAATGGCGCGCCCATGGCCGCCCGGCGTAGCGGCGGGCGTCAGCTCCCGGTCCGCAGCTTCTGCTCGGTCTGGGCGAGCAGCCTCTGGGTGCCGAGCGCGGCGGCCCCCAGAGCCAGCGCGCCGAGGCCCCATCCCCACTCCCCGTCCGACAGCGCACCGACGACGATGAGGCCGAGCAGGCCCAGGAACAGCCGCAGCGCATACGCGGCCCGCAGCGCCCCGTGGGCCTCGCACCGGTAGGTCCGCAGCGCCGACGTGCCCATCGCGACCGCGAGAATCCCCGGGATCGCCGCCCCGATGAGGATCACCCCGCGCAGCATCCCGTCGTCGATGAGCACCGCCTGGACGACCATCACGAACGCGAGGGCAGCCCCCGCCGCCGCCCACACCCCTGCCACGAGCCCCGCCGTGCGCGCCGCCTCGGCCACCCGCGGATCCCCCGCGTACGGCGACCGCCCCTCGGCTCCAGCCCCTTGCTCCATGCCGTTCAGCTCCTCCTGGTCACCTGCGCGGTGGGAGCACCTGCCGAACCGAGCGCGTCCCGTCCCCGACCCGGCACCGGCTCCCGCGTGAACCTTCGTCCGACGACCTGCGCCGCAAGACCGGGCTAGCATATAGACATAACTGTCTATATGTGGAGGCCCAGCACGGGACGGAGCGGGGAATCAAAACCGTCACGATCTTGATCGCGCCGACCGGAACCCACCGCGATGCGGTCTGATACGACGCTTTGACCGAAGGAGCGGAGATCGTCGCCGACCGGTATCGGTCGTGGCCCTTCTGCGGCAGGGCGGGACGGGCGCCGCATGGCGTGCGCACGACGGGGCAACCCGCCGCACGCGGGCAGGAGGCACGGGCTCGTGGAAGACCTCGTCACCCACCCGAACGCAGGCGCACCACCACGCAGAACCCGGGCACCGTTACAGGACGCGACTCGGTACCTCCGCCCCCGGAGGAACCACACGAAGGCCGGGGCCACCCGCGTGGGGCCGGGGTCGCCCACACCGGGGAGCCGGGTCAGGAAGGAGCGCCCACACCGGGGAGCCGGGTCAGGAGGGGTCGTCGGTGTGGGTGGGGTTGAGGGCCAGCCAGCCGTGGAGGACCATGTGGAGCTCCAGGCGCTGGGCGGGGTGGTAGATCTCGTCGCCCAGGAGGCCTTCCAGCTGGCGGACGCGGTAGCGGATGGTCTGGGCGTGCATGTGGAGGCGCTGGGCGACCTCTGTGGCGTTGAAGCCGGACTCCAGGCAGGCCAGGAGGGTCTCGGCGAGCACGCGGCGCTGCCTGGGGCGCAGTTCCAGCAGGGGGCCGAGTCTGCGTTCGGCGACCCGCTCGACGAGGTCGGCGTGCGGCACGATGAAAAGGGTCGGCAGGTGCTCTTCGGCGATGACCAGGTCGTCGTCGGGCAGGTGGCCGCGCCGGGCGAGGTCGAGCGCCCGGTTCGCCCATTCCTGGGAGCGGGCCGCCTCAGCCAGCGGCACCGACGGGCCGAGCGCGGCGAACCAGCCGCGCAGGCCGTGCTCCAGCATCCGGCGGCGGCCGGGGCCGCCGGGGTCGGGCACGAGGAGGCACGGCTCGGCCAGGTGCAGCCCGACGAGCACCTCCGACGGGAGCGCGGGCCGGCGCGCCGGTTCGGCGTCCCGTTCGTGCACCGCGACGACCGCGACGGTCTGCGGGAGGGTCCAGCCCGTCTTGGCGGCGAGTTCCCTGACCTCCTTGAAGGCCCGCTCGCCCCCGTCCAGGAGGAGCTCCAGCATCCTGCGGCGGCGCCCCTGGAACTCACCGACCTCGCGCGCGCCCGCCTCGGCGTGCCCGGCGGCGACGGCTTCGGCGAGGATGTCGATGTAGACGAGGACCGAGTTGGTGAGCTGGCCGACGACCGCCCCGGGCAGGTCCTCGCCGCGCTCGGTGTTGCGCCGCGTGATGTAGTCGATGGTCGCGCGGGTGCCGATCCTGGCCGCGCTCTGCCAGGACTCCATGCTGCGCGCCTCGCGGGCTTCGCCGACCCCGAGGGCACGGAAGAAGGAGATGGTCTCGCCGGAGTCCAGGTCGGGGTCGATGAGCATGTCGAACCAGTGCCGGATCGCGTACTCGACGGCGGTGCGCACGACGCCCGAGTACCGCGGGTCGTGCGGCCGCACGTAGTCGGGGATCGACTTCTCGATCTCGGCGACGCCCTCGTCGGCGATCGTGTCCAGCTCGGGCCGATAGGTGTCGGCGAGGCGGGTGAACGTCTCCTTGTAGGCCCCGTAGTCCAAGACCCCCTGGAGCAGCCCCACGCGTCACGTCTCCTCTCGGGACCGGGAAAGAGCAAAGTTACTCCGCGTTGCGCTCAGGTTTCAACCGGCGTACGGGGAAATGTCGGGCTGACCGGAGGCAGGGAAGGGACCGCTGGAACGATCCGGTCGGGAAAACAAGTGTGAACAGGGTGGCCGGTGGTGAGGACGTCAGCAAGGGTGGAGGCGGTCGCGTCGCGGAAGGGGTGACCGCCTCCCGCCCCTTACCTCCCTGTAACAAACGGCCGGTAAATGCAACGGAACCGAGATTCGAACGGTTCTTCTCGACCAGGGTCGCCGGGCATAAGATCACGGTAAGCGGTCAGCAGCAGGTCATCGGCCTGAACCCACCCTCTCGCCACACCGCCCCCCCTTTTGGCGTGCCTTGACGAGAGGTGTTCCTTCTGTGCCGATCCTGAGTGTCGTCGTGCCCTTTCACAATGTGGCCGAATACCTCGATTCCTGCCTTTCCTCACTCGCCGCCCAGACCGTTACGGATCTGGAAGTGATAATGGTCGACGACGGCTCCACCGACGACGGCGCGCGCATCGCCGAGTCGTGGACGGTTCGAGATGAACGTTTCCGCCTGATACGGCGCGAGCACGGCGGACCGGGCGCCGCGCGCAACACCGGGGTGGCCCGCGCGCGGGGCGCGTTCCTCGCCTTCGCCGACGGCGACGACGTCGTGCCGCCGGACGCCTACGACCTGATGCTGCGCACGCTGGAGCGCACCGGCTCCGACCTCGTCTCCGGCGGGGTCCAGCGGATCGGGACGTTCGGCACGAAGCCGTCCCACCTGCACGGCCGCGCGATCCTCGGCGAACGCCTCCGCACCCACATCACCAAGACACCGAGCCTCCTCTACGACGTCACCATGTGGAACAAGGTGATCCGCCGGAGCCTTTGGGACGAGCACACGCTCTCCTTCCCCGAGGGCGTCCTGTACGAGGACATCCAGCTCGCCGTGCGGCTGCACTGCCTGGCGCGCCGCGTCGACGTCATCACCGAGCCCATCTACCTGTGGCGCGAGCGGTCGGGCGGGAACCCGTCGATCACCCAGAAGCGGGACGCGCCGGAGAACCTGCGCGACCGG harbors:
- a CDS encoding YceI family protein — protein: MSDLSELTGTYTLDPAHTRIGFSARHAMVTKVRGAFNEFTGTAQVNGSDPSVSSVELAIATGSIDTRNEQRDGHLRTNDFLEVEKFPEITFKSTSVEQVKDDVFRVTGDLTIKDVTKSVTVDFEYHGAAKDPFGNSRIGFEGSTTINRSDYGVNFNAALETGGVLVSEKINLEFEVSAIKNA
- a CDS encoding HGxxPAAW family protein; the encoded protein is MSAGGSHAGEAKSWVVVAVALVGSIIAGFGLPLGNWVMFGAGFAVMAVAAVLGVVFRIMADVVVAVPPKL
- a CDS encoding CoA-binding protein encodes the protein MSSEDRYADSATIRRLLWESETWAFVGLSDDPHRTVYDQARRLQERGKRIFPVHPTAEKVLGEEVHRSLADVPEPIDVVGVYRRAAAAGAVVDEAILVGAKAVWLPLDVIDEAAAERAYAAGLDVVMDRCPAIEWRAHGRPA
- a CDS encoding NUDIX hydrolase, coding for MSTPHRPSARVLLVDEQDRLLLFLDGLKEKFWLTPGGGIDPGETVEEAALRELREETGLIVAPDSLGAVVATTSGYYLADWDGVIRSATDTYFFVRTAHFTPDTSGFTDYERETVQEHRWWTPAEIADAPPSVVPWGLAGLLPGLLAGRMPAAPVALPWHHPGVTP
- a CDS encoding HAD family hydrolase, producing MRHIVWDWNGTLFDDLDIVLGASAAAFLGTEAEGISGHEIRAAYTRPIWVAYEKLLGRPLREGEWERMDEAFHVSYEQLLPAAPLTADALTALDHVTGAGRSQSILSMARHDQLTGLVEGFGITRYFTRVDGLVGAPGGGKAEHLVRHAAALGIAPADLTVIGDAADDALAAAHIGAQAVLYTGGMQRRTELESTGAPVVDTLLTALTLAGL
- a CDS encoding response regulator, translated to MIRVFLADDDPLVRATLRALLSAEPDMTVVGEAASAYRAVEGVRATRPDVVLMDVRMPGPDGVQATREILAQPSPHPRILVLTTFDLDEIVDGAIAAGADGFLLKRATPEEIVAAVRSVARGDAVLSPQVTRRLLRDLAARPKPDPLPVPLTERESAVLRELARGLSNPEIADALGVSLETVKTHVKAVLLKIGARDRTQAAAWAYRTGFPGLP
- a CDS encoding sensor histidine kinase, translating into MRIPIAAGLGVATLAVVAGILAPAEPPYREPDPLGWVLFAISMLALVALRASPLGAFAATCSVLVANAAAGFPATFVHWPLWIALCACFSRYGDPRRRAAAVGVFLAGLAGFLAFDREPSETLSGIAVGFLIATVGGDALRSRRAYAEEAEARLLLEERSRLARELHDALGHAVTVMVMQASVGRKVFASNPEFGREALRHIETLGRGALEELDQVLRALDGAPSGPPDLAALAERVRAAGRDLDLEVDLGDAVLGAETARALHRIVQEAVTNALRHSASGRIRIGLARDGGRVRLDVVNEGTGFADPEPGRGMAGMRRRATEAGGEFHAGATSEGFAVRVVLPEAA
- a CDS encoding DUF2306 domain-containing protein; the protein is MTTAHPPATRARTTGWWWFALTAAAIAVYAPLPYLTASLETLARDDVGLAAHYAAQPAWVRAALLVHAVGGGVALLLGPLQFAARLRERAPRLHRATGRIVLTAIAVGGAAGLLLAPFSFAGPMGTAGFGSLALLWMLCALAAYRTIRRGNVAAHRRWATRLFALTYAGVTLRLWVLVLMPVLARTGVPEEDLFERAYALVPFLSWVPNLLIAELLLRRPSPGAARPRTPRPSHPEPAPRTRNTPFL
- a CDS encoding PucR family transcriptional regulator: MGLLQGVLDYGAYKETFTRLADTYRPELDTIADEGVAEIEKSIPDYVRPHDPRYSGVVRTAVEYAIRHWFDMLIDPDLDSGETISFFRALGVGEAREARSMESWQSAARIGTRATIDYITRRNTERGEDLPGAVVGQLTNSVLVYIDILAEAVAAGHAEAGAREVGEFQGRRRRMLELLLDGGERAFKEVRELAAKTGWTLPQTVAVVAVHERDAEPARRPALPSEVLVGLHLAEPCLLVPDPGGPGRRRMLEHGLRGWFAALGPSVPLAEAARSQEWANRALDLARRGHLPDDDLVIAEEHLPTLFIVPHADLVERVAERRLGPLLELRPRQRRVLAETLLACLESGFNATEVAQRLHMHAQTIRYRVRQLEGLLGDEIYHPAQRLELHMVLHGWLALNPTHTDDPS
- a CDS encoding MarR family winged helix-turn-helix transcriptional regulator, translated to MTRWLSDQEQRAWRGLMDLHAELWSAVARDLQANSGLSQGDYAILACLSEAPGRRQRVTELAQTIRWERSRLSHQLSRMEKRGLVVRTECPEDARGAFAEITPDGLTVITAAAPEHVASVRRHLFDALTPEQVEALAEISAAVLDGLRQSSSAGMNGST